One Synechococcus sp. MU1617 genomic region harbors:
- a CDS encoding prohibitin family protein, with product MTTIFIGGIALLSSVFVVPAGEVGVVTTLGKVSDTPREPGLNLKLPFIQSTHNFSVRTQVIPEKFSTLTKDLQVIEATATVKYAVKPGEAPRIYSTIATDDSAIYARVIQPSLLKSLKSVFSKYELDTIATDWNNISTLVQESVSNELSKFDYVAVKGLDITGLKIAEEYRAAIEQKQIAQQQLLRAKTEVQIAEQEALKFQTLTRSLNDSVLYKLFLDKWDGKTKVVPPIRGGSTPPVIVGQ from the coding sequence ATGACCACCATCTTCATTGGCGGCATCGCCCTGCTCTCCAGCGTGTTCGTTGTTCCCGCCGGTGAAGTTGGGGTTGTCACCACCCTTGGAAAAGTCTCCGACACCCCAAGAGAGCCGGGCCTGAACCTCAAACTTCCGTTCATTCAGTCGACCCACAATTTCAGCGTCAGAACGCAGGTCATCCCCGAAAAATTCTCAACACTCACCAAAGACCTGCAGGTGATCGAAGCCACAGCCACAGTGAAATATGCGGTCAAGCCCGGCGAAGCCCCCAGGATCTACAGCACGATTGCCACCGATGACTCTGCGATTTACGCAAGGGTGATTCAGCCATCACTGCTGAAATCCCTGAAGTCGGTGTTCTCAAAGTATGAACTCGACACCATCGCCACCGACTGGAACAACATTTCCACCCTTGTACAAGAAAGCGTCTCCAATGAACTGAGCAAATTCGACTATGTAGCCGTCAAAGGCTTGGACATCACTGGCCTGAAGATTGCTGAGGAATACCGAGCAGCAATCGAGCAGAAGCAAATTGCTCAACAGCAACTTCTGCGCGCCAAAACAGAGGTACAGATCGCCGAGCAAGAGGCCCTGAAGTTTCAGACCTTGACCCGCTCGCTCAATGACAGCGTTCTCTACAAGTTGTTCCTTGACAAGTGGGACGGAAAAACAAAGGTGGTTCCGCCCATTCGCGGGGGGAGCACGCCGCCGGTGATTGTCGGGCAATAA